A genomic window from Candidatus Angelobacter sp. includes:
- a CDS encoding H-X9-DG-CTERM domain-containing protein, whose amino-acid sequence MDVSTKEGGSKEYVLMPDAFPHWRTLSNTSSTPKVLICPADDRKPADSFGVLSNLNVSYFLGLDATDMFPQMLLAGDRNLMTNGVPVGSGLLVLTTKVTLGWSAAMHNNSGNVALGDGSVQMMTSGRLSASADSTNRLLIP is encoded by the coding sequence ATGGACGTTTCAACGAAAGAAGGTGGTTCAAAGGAATACGTCTTAATGCCCGATGCGTTCCCGCATTGGCGAACGCTGTCGAACACGTCGAGCACGCCGAAAGTTCTGATTTGTCCGGCGGACGACCGAAAGCCGGCCGACAGCTTTGGCGTCTTGAGCAACCTGAACGTCAGTTACTTTCTTGGCCTCGATGCGACGGATATGTTTCCACAAATGTTGCTCGCGGGTGACCGGAACCTGATGACAAACGGCGTTCCGGTCGGCAGTGGATTGTTGGTCCTTACGACGAAGGTGACGTTGGGCTGGTCGGCGGCAATGCACAACAATTCCGGCAACGTGGCGCTGGGCGACGGCAGCGTCCAAATGATGACGAGCGGCAGGCTGTCGGCTTCCGCCGACTCGACAAACCGGTTGTTGATTCCTTGA